In Gossypium raimondii isolate GPD5lz unplaced genomic scaffold, ASM2569854v1 Contig00306, whole genome shotgun sequence, the genomic stretch TAGAATATAGACCATAGCTATATTAACCAATAATTTATCTTATTACTTGGGGAGGAACAATAGTATTTCATTGCTACAAATATggattattgaaaaaaaataagacatgTATTTGGATATTTCCTCAACTACAacaatattctattatttatttgatatgacATGAATAGTTGAAGGAATTCCCGAAGAAAATGGATTATGGGTGTGTGACTTGAACTATTGATTGGGCCGTGCAGAAATATGCCTTTATCTGCTACATTGGAATTCACAACCAAATGTGTCTTTGTTTCAACCACCGTGTAAGCCCATACAAGGATAGGCTGGTTCGCTTGAGAGAATCGGAGTTTGAAGAAGGGAAGGAGAAGGTACTCGACCCGCAACAGATAGAGGATTTATTCAATCCATAGTTTGGGCTCCTAGGATATGGCGCCGGGGCTTTCTATTTATTGTATCGAAGGCCAAATGAGTTGGGATTTCCCTATTGGGCCGGTCATTTCAGGGCAAACGGATCATTTATGATGAAAGGATGAGCTTCAAGAATGATTCGGCGTTCTTGCAGAAGTGGAACCATGCAGTACCAGGCACGAGATAGATCTTCCAAAGAACAGGCTTTTTTCGAATAAGCCAATTCATTTGGGATCCTGCGGATCCACTCTTTTCCTATTCAAAGATCAGCCCTTTGTCTCTGTGTTTCACACCGAAAATTCTTTGCAGATGAAGAGATGTCAAAGGGAGCTGCTTCCCCAAACAGATCCTCCTACATCTATATATAAACGCTGGTTTATCAAGAATACGCAAGAAAAgcacttcaattatttattcaTCGCCAGAGATGAAACTGGAACCAATAGTTCATTATCTAATGGATTTTCCGTTCTAATACTCCATCCGAGAGTTATCAGTATTTATCAAATCTGTTCCTATCTAACGGAAGGCTATTGGATCAAATGACAAAGACATTGTTGAGAAAAAGATGGCTTTTCCCggatgaaatgaaaattggatTCATGTAAGAGGAGAAAGGTTTCCCATTACTTAGCCGGAAAGATATGTGGTCATGAAATAGGGATTAAGTGGAACGGACTGGGTAGTGAGTTGTGGAAACACCTGTTTCTTCCATTATTTTGGACCTTAGCTCCATGAAACAATATGCTACTGCTGAAACATGGAAAATTGAAATCTTAGATCAAAACACTATGTATGGAATGGTATGAACTGCCTAAACAAGAATTCTTGAACAGCGAACAACCAGAGCTATTACTCACTACATCAAAAATTTCCATTAATGAAAGATGTAAATCCATTGGAAAATCAAAATACGCATGTCGGATGAAATGGTTGTTGCTATCTGCTCAATAACGAATCATTGGTTTAACtgaataactaaataaaatagatgaaCCTTTCTCTTCGTCTCAGGTCGATGGATCTTCTCAACTGGAGGATCCCCTATATGGATAATATATGGATAATACACATTCCAGTTGACCGAGCCTAATTCTATTCTAATTGTTTTGTTCCGAAGCAAAGATATCCACGGGGCGGTTCGCCCTATTCAGATATTCACGACCGAGAAGTACTGGATTCTCTTTCGGATAGGTCCTGAAAGAAGGAAAGCTGGAATGCCACCAGGCGTCTATTATTGAATTCACCCGACCCGATAGTACCCATTTTTGGAACGTCCAGTGCCAAAGTCACGGAATGGGTAAGTCGCCAATCCCTAAAACGGACTATGTAATGTACTTTATCCGCTGGGTTACGGGGGGGGCATTTTACCAGAGGTTTATATTGTATCAATCTACCCTTGTTATGCGTGATTCCTGTTGAAGCATATACTCGGGGGTGGGTGCAGGGCGAACGATTTCAAAGCGGACTCCCCATTCATTAGATAGAGAAGATCACCAAGATCTCGTGATCCGCTGCCGAACTTATTCCAATTCAATGAGCATTCTCAATATTATGCCTTGAAGAGGACTCGAACCTCCACGCTCTTTAGCACGAGATTTTGAGTCTCGCGTGTCTACCATTTTCACCACCAAGGCATCTTGCAAGTGAATCGTATTCCATGAATATGATATCTATCTAGTGTGATGTATGGAATATATGACAAAGGTGGAGTGTTGGAGTATTTCTATTGATCGGTCATGTCATATAGGCCCGAGTCGGACATCCAATTGCTTCGATTTGAAGTATCCGGAGGATGTCTATATTaagattatattaaatatatatagattagaTTAAAAAGATGGACAATCAAACCTATTTATTTCTCGAttcaatagaagaaaaaaagaaaagaggtgaATAGGGTCCCAAATAACGAGAGATATGTAAAAAGAAGGCCCGATTACGCCCATTCCTAATCCTAAATGGAATGTAACGACGTAGGGATCCATATGTAAACATAGTATCTATTTAGATACGCTCGAATGACCCCTTCTCATAATGAGAATGTATATAGCCCTATTCCGGTCTGGTCCGGTATGGAATGAACTTATAATCATGGAATCGACTCGATCATCAGATTATAGATTATAAGTTCATAACCCCAGCCCATTCCCATTTTGGGCGGAACAGATCTACTAATTCTTTGATTCCAGTTAGTAAAGAGGGACCTTGAACTAAGAAATAGATTCTAGAAGCTAACTAGAAGCTAAACTAAAAAAGGGTATCCTGAGCAATTGCAATAATCGGGTTCATTGATATTCCTGGTATAGTAGATGCTATCACACATACAATCATACTCAATTCGATGGAATTGGTTGATCTTAAAGGGGATCTTCTATAATTTCGCACGTGAGGGTTATTTCTTGGTTTCGTCCAGTCATTAATAACttgattatttttagataatagTAGATAGAAACAACGCTCGTAAGGAGTCCTATTGAAACCAAGAAATAGAGGCCTGCCTGCCATCCACACCAGAATAAATGGAGTTTTCCGAAAAAACCTGCTAGTGGAGGAAGACCTCCTAGAGATAAGAGACATAGAGCTAAAGAGAGAGCCAAAAAAGGATCTTTTGTGTATAATCCTGCATAATCTCGAATGTTATCAGTTCCGGTACGTAGACCAAATAATACAATGCAAGCAAAAGTTCCTAGATTCATGGAGATATAGAACAGCATATAAGTTATCATGCTCGCATATCCACCATTTGAGTCTCAACAATTATTCCAATAATTACATATCCGATTTGACCTATGGACGAATATGCAAGCATACGTTTCATGCTTGTTTGAGTAATAGCAATGAGATTCCCCAATATCATGCTAAGAATAGCTAGGatttccagaagaagatgccaTTCGTTTgatgagaaataaaaaggaatatcGAAAATTCGAGTGGCTGAAGCCGAAGCAGCTACTTTCGCAAGTAACAGAAAGAAAAGCAACGACTGGAGTGGGAGAGTCAGAGTCGAAAAGGATTCCTCACTTCTTTCTCTCATTCAAAACCGTGCATGAGACTTTCATCTCGCACGGCTCCTAAATGATAAAAGTAAAGAAGAActtatcttctttcttttttgattaCCTTCTCGCGTATGTATAAGATCGAACCCATTCGATTTCTAAAACGGATTACTAATCCTTAACTTTTCGAGGAATCCTTCATCAGTGGTTGTGAATGactgatttttctcaatcttTTCGACCTTGGTTCCGTAGGAGCAAGTCAGAAAGATTGAGAAATAGAACCATCTGATTTGATTCGTTCTCAATAGCCATGAGATGATCATCTTAGGGTGATCCTTTTGTCGACGGATGCTCCTATTACACTCGTAGTCTCTGAAGGATGAGAACCAACTATGTAGCATCTACATCGAGAATTCAAGTATTGTATACGTCATTAGTCCGATCCTTTGTAGGAACTACCCGTAATAACGAACTTGCAAAATGGATCTGTTTATCATAAAGAGAATCGTTGTTCCTGACCCTGCTTCACCTTAATTGTTATTTGAACAAGTCAAAGTCAAAGTTATGTCTTGGTCTGAGTGGGGATAGCATTTCTCTTCTGCATGTCCATGGAGTTTTGAAAAATCCAAACATCTCAGAGATAGATAGAGAGGTAGGAATTTATCGAACGAACCGCACTCCTTCGTATACGTCAGGAGTCCATTGATGAGAAGGGGCTGTGGAAAGCTTGAACCCAATTCCTACAGTGATGAATATAAGCGCAATTGAAATTCCTGGGGAGTTATACATTTGTGTATTGATAAGACCATTCACTATTTTTGAAGCTCGATCTCCCCGGATGAACCATATAGCCAAGAGAAACCATGAACCAGAATAGAAGAGCTTGCCCCACCCATGAGTAAATATTTCGTAGTAGCCTCATTAGACCGTACATCTTTCTTGGTATATCCAGATAATAGGTAGGAGCATAAACTGAAACATTCTGGAGCTACAAAGATAGTTATTAAATCGTTAGCACCACATAAAACATTCCTCCTAGGTAGCTGTTAATACGAATAACAGAAACTCTGCTATAGCCATTTCTGTACATTCAATGTACTCTACGGATAGAGGAATACATAGAGTTGAacatagtaaaataagaaattgaaagatttcGTTGAAATTGTTCGTTTGGAAATTTCCTGAAAAGCTAATCATAGGTTCTTCTCTCCATCGGAACAATAGGGCCGTTATGCTCattactaaacttgttgaagaGATGAAATATAACCAAGGTATATCTTTTTGATCAGAGGTTGAATCGATCATCAGAAGAAGAATTAGGCCAAAAATTAGGATACATTCTGGGAAAATAAAACTTCCATCGAAGAGAAGCAAATGAAAGGCTTTCATAAAAATTCTCGTAGAATCGAGAATGAAGTTTTCATTCTGTACATGCCAGATCATGAATTAGTAACTGCATCCAATCTCCAAAAAAATCCCAATTGTTTCGACTTTCTAGTTTTGGAATGGGAATATTTGACGGAATCCCCATGAATAGGATCAAACCTTATTCCATGGTATTTACATGAGATTCTCTTCTTATTCTTAAGCAAGTCCCCGAGAGGGCTTAGTTGATCCATGATTTATGTTTCAGCTTTCGTTTCCTTTTCGTTTGTTTCGAGAAATATATCGATCAATTccgattctttctttttctattgatTCTTTTCCGATCGAGATGTATGGATCCATGAATCTATGTGTCTATATCGATCCTGTTCATGGATTAACGAAAATGTGCAAAAGCTCTATTTGCCTCTGCCATTCTATGAGTCTCTTCCTTTTTGCGTATGGCATCGCCACTCCCTTTGGCATCCACTAATTCGGAACTTAATTTGAAAGCCATATTTCGACCCGGACGTTTTCAGGATGCCCCTAATAACCAACGAATGCAAAGTGCTTTTCCTTGTGTGGATCCTATTTCAATGGAACTTGATGAGTCGATCCTTTACGTCTTGCTTTTACTGCTATATCGGGAGTTACTCCGAGTATTGCTTGACGTAAAACAGATAGTGGATTTGTTTCTGtcttttgttgaatcttttCAAGGCTCGATAGATAATTTGATAAGCCAATGATTTTTTCCGTGTTTCAGAATACGGACTAACCAACATGTTAACTAATCGATTACGATAAATTGGATCGGATTTTGCAGTTTTTTCTTCTGCAGTACCTCGACGTGACATGAGCGTGAAAGGGGTTCAagaatccattttctttttataagggctaaaatcatttattttggctttttgaCCTATATTGTAGGGTGGATCTCGAAGATATGAAAGATCTCCTCCAAACCGTACATACGACTTTCATCGAATACGGTTTCCACAGAATTCCATATGTATCTATGAGATCGAGTATGGAATTCTGTTTACTCACCAAATTGAGTATCCGTTTCCTCCCTTTCCTGCTAAGGATTGGAAATCCTGTATTTTACATATCCATACGATTGAGTCCTTGGGTTTCAGAAATAGTGTAAAAAGAAGTGCTTCGAATCATTGCTATTTGACCCGGACCTGTTCTAAAGAGTCGAGGCATTTCGAATTGTTTGTTGACACGGACAAAGTCGAGGAAAACCtctgaaattatttcaatattggACCTTGGACATATAATAGTTCCGAATCGAATCTCTTTAGAAAGAAGATCTTTTGTCTCATGGTAGCCTGCTCCAGTCCCCTTACGAAACTTTCGTTATTGGGTTAGCCATACACTTCCACATGTTTCTAGCGATTCATGGCATCATCAAATGATACAAGTCTTGGATAAGAATCTACAACGCACTAGAACGCCCTTGTTGACGATCCTTTACTCCGACAGCATCTAGGGTTCCTCGAACAATGTGATATCTCACCAGGTAAATCCTTAACCCTTCCCCTCTTACTAAGACTACAGAATGTTCTTGTGAATTATAGCCAATACCAGGTATATAAGCAGTGATTTCAAACCCAGAGGTTAATCGTACTCTGGCAACTTTACGTAAAGGCAGAGTTTGGTTTTTGGGGTGATAGTGGAAAGTTGACAGATAAGTCACTTACTGCCACTCTACAGAACCGTACATGAGATTTTCACCTCCTACGGCTCCTCGTTCAATTCTTTCAGTCATTGGGTCCTTTCCTCGTTCGAGAATCTCCTCCTTCTTCCACTCTGTCCCGAAGAGTAACCGGACAAATTCAGTCACGTTTTCATGTTCCAATTGAACACTTTCCATTGACCTCAAAAGAGAAGATTTTTACAAACATCTGCGGATCCAATCACACGATCTATAATAAGAACAAGAGATCTTTCTCGATCAATCCTTTGCCCTCATTCTTCGAAGATCAGAAAGATCCTTTTCAGTttgaatttgttcatttggAATCTGGGTTCTTCtacttcattttatttacttatttattattttgattatttttccctctttttgatttctttttttattttatccctTCCATCATTCCCTAAGTCCCATGGTTTGATCCTATAGAATCTGACCCATTTTCTCATTGAGCGAGGGTACGAAATAAATCAGATTGATTTTTCGATCAAAAGCACTATG encodes the following:
- the LOC128038749 gene encoding 30S ribosomal protein S12, chloroplastic-like, which encodes MESVQLEHENVTEFVRLLFGTEWKKEEILERGKDPMTERIERGAVGGENLMYGSVEWQVRLTSGFEITAYIPGIGYNSQEHSVVLVRGEGLRIYLVRYHIVRGTLDAVGVKDRQQGRSSAL